The segment CTGACGCACGTGCGCACGGTGCAGGCCGGGGACACGCTGCCGCTCATGTGCTACCGCATCTACGGCACCAGCGCGCCCTACCTCGACGTGGCCCGGGTGAACGAGCTGGCTGACTTCCGGCAGCTCGCCGTGGGCACGCGGCTGTTGTTCCCGCCGCTGCGGGAGACGCTGGGATGACGACGCCCTCGCCGCTGACGAACGAGGGGGCGCTGACCACCTTCGTCATCAAGTCCAACGGGGAGCGCATCCCCACCACGTGTCAGGTCGTCTCCGTGGACACGTGGCTCTCGGTCAACAAGCTGCCGCGCGCGCGCCTCGTCCTCTTCGACGGGCAGGCGTCCACCGGCACCTTCCCGCTCAGCGCCGCCGACACGTTCCTGCCCGGGGCGAAGGTGAGCATCGCCGCCGGCTACGACGGCGAGAACACCGTCGTCTTCGAGGGCGTGGTGTGCCGGCAGGGCCTGGAGATCGACACCTCGTCGGGGTCGAAGCTGGTGGTGGAGCTGACCGACGCGGCGCTGAAGATGACGCTGGAGCGCAAGAGCGGCTTCTTCGAGAAGCTGAAGGACAGCGAGCTCATCGCGAAGCTGCTGTCGCGCAACGGGCTGTCGGGCGACGTGGAGGCCACCACCGTCGTCCACGAGGAGATCCTCCAGTACTACGCCACCGACTGGGACCTGATGGTGACGCGCGCGCAGCTCAACGGCCTGCTGGTGATGGCGAACGGTGGCCGGGTGGTGGTGGCGAAGCCGGACACCTCGAAGGCGCCGGTGCTGGCGGTGAAGTACGGCGAGTCCATCCTCGACCTGCAGACGGAGATGGACGCCACCACGCAGCTGGCGTCCTCGGCCATCAAGGGCGTGAGCTGGGACGCGGAGACCCAGAAGCTGCTGGAGGCGGGGCCGGGTTCGGTCCCCGTCCAGGAGCAGGGCAACGTGACGTCCGCCAGGCTGGCGGAGGTCTTCGGCGCGAAGAAGGTCGCGCTCCAGACGGGCGCGGAGCTCCAGACGGGCGACCTCCAGACGTGGGCGTCCGCGGAGCTGCTCAAGTCGAAGCTGTCGAAGATTCGCGGCACGGTGCGGTTCCATGGCAGCGCGCTGGCGCGCGTGGGCGCCATGCTCGAGCTGGGCGGGCTGGGGCCGCGCTTCAACGGCGTGGCCTTCATGAGCGGCGTGCACCACCACATCGAGGACGGGGTGTGGTTGACGTCCGTGGACTTCGGCCTGTCCGCGCGCTGGTACACCGCCGAGACGCAGGACATCGCCGCGCCGGACGCCTCCGGGCAGCTGCCCCCCATCAAGGGCCTGCAGACGGGCATCGTGAAGCAGGTGGCGAAGGACCCGGATGGCGAGTTCCGGGTGCTGGTGGGGCTGCCGCTGTTCCAGGAGCCGAGCCAGGGCGTCTGGGCGCGGCTGGGGACCTTCTACGCCTCCAGCGGCGTGGGCGCGTTGTTCTACCCGGAGGTGGACGACGAGGTGGTGGTGGGCTTCATGAACGAGGACCCGCGCGCCCCCGTCATCCTCGGCGCGGTGTACGGCAAGAAGCACGCGACGCCATCTCCGCCCGCCCCTGAGAACACCCGCAAGGCCATCGTCACCCGCAGCAAGCTGGAGCTGTCCTTCGACGACGAGAAGAAGGTCGTCTCCGTGAAAACCCCTGGTGGCCACCTGTTGGAGCTGGATGACGCCTCCGGCGCCATCACCGTCAAGGACAGCAACGGCAACAGCCTGGTGCTGGGCAAGAGCGGCGTCACGCTGGACAGCGCCAAGGACCTGAAGGTGAGCGCCAAGGGGAACGTGTCGGTGGCCGCGGGCGGGAACCTGTCGCTGGAGGCCACCGGCAACGTGACGGTGAAGGGCGTGCAGGTGACGCAGACCGCGTCGATGAAGTTCTCCGCCAGCGGAAGCACGCAGGCCGAGCTGACCTCCAGCGGCGTGCTCACCGTGCGCGGCTCGCTGGTGAAGATCAACTGAGCGCCGTCCCGAGGAAAGGACGTCCCATGCCTCCCGCCGCACGCCTCACCGACTTCCACCAGTGTCCGCTGTCCACGCCCGCGGTGCCCGCGCCCATCCCCCACGTCGGAGGGCCCATCGCGGGGCCGGGCGCCCCCACCGTCCTCATCGGCGGGCTGCCGGCCGCCAAGGTCGGCGACGTGGCCGTCTGCGTGGGCCCTCCCGACGCCATCGCCAAGGGCTCCACCACCGTGCAGGTGATGGGGCTGCCGGCCGCGCGGCTGGGGGACAAGACGGTGCACGGCGGCACCATCCTCATGGGTCTGCCCACCGTGCAGATTGGAGGCTGAGCCCCATGGCCTCTCGGACGCCTTCATTCCTCGGGACCGGCTGGAGCTTTCCTCCCACGTTCTCCCGCGCCCTGGGCGGCGTGGCCATGGTCAGCGACGACGTGGACATCCGCGAGAGCCTGTGGGTGCTGCTGTCCACGTCGCTCGGCGAGCGCGTCATGCTCCCCACCTACGGGTGCGAGCTGCGGCAGATGGTGTTCCGCGGCATCAACACCACGCTGACTCGGCAGCTCCAGGACTACGTCCAGCAGGCCATCCTCTACTGGGAGCCGCGCATCACCGTGGAGTCGGTGACGGTGCAACAGACGGCCTCGTTGGAGGGGCAGCTCACCATCGACATCGCCTACGTCATCACCCAGACCAACACGCGCAGCAACCTCGTCTACCCCTTCTATCTCGACCAGGGGAGCATCCCCGTCCAGGGGCCCTGAGCCATGGCCGCTCGCGACACGAAGGTCGCCATCAACGGCGCCCCCAGCCAGTACGACCGCTGGCTCCGCGCCCTGGAAGAAGGCCATGCGCCGGTGGATGGGCGCACGCGCTCGGAGCTGCTCGACTTCGCGCCCCGCTTCGGCGCCCTCGTCTATTTCTACGACCTGAAGGACACGCGCGACGGCGACTGGTCGGAGTTCTTCCTCGCCGACCCCCTCATGGTGCTGGCCTCCATCGACGCGCTGTCGGCCCAGGCCGTGGAGGAGCGCTTCCTGCGCGCTTCCCGCGACATGGACGCGGCGCGCACGCCCGACGCCGCCTTCCGCGCGCTGTCGGATGGCGTGGACGTCATCACCGGGCTCGCTCGTCGCTTCGACCTGTGGCTGCGTGGCGTGGGGCTGGGCGCCCAGGGCGAGGCGGGGCGGCGGCTCGGGGCGCTGCTCGCGGACTCCATCGAGGGCGCGCTGTCCATCGCGCTGCGCGCCGTGGGGAGCCTCGCGCTGGGCGCGGGGCTCCCGCAGGCCCTGGGGCGTCCCGTGAAGCTGGACCTGTCCGGGATGCTCCCGCTCTGGGGCGTGGAGCAGCTCGTGCCGGAGGCGGGGGCCTACCGGGGGACGACGAAGGAGGCGCGGGCGCGGGCGGCGTTCGGTCAGCTCGACGCCCGGATGGAGGTGTTCCTCGACGTGCTCTCCCAGGCGCAGGGGCTGACGCGCGCCATCCTCCCGGACGCGCTGGCGTCCGGGAACCACCCACCGCACCTGGCCCTCTACATGGCCTTCGTGCAGTTGTTCCGCACCGCGCAGGACACGGTGAACACGGTGTCGGGCCGCTACGCGGACTTCTACCACCGGCGGGTGCTGCGCCTGGGTCCCGGGGGCGCCCTGCCCGACAGCACGTACCTCACGTTCGAGCTGGCCGACGACGAGGCGGTCGCGGCGTCGAGCGTGCCCCGCGACACCCTCTTCCCCGCGGGCAAGCGGCCGGACGGCGAGGACATCCTGTTCAGCGCGGACGGCGCGGTGGGCGTCACGCGCGCGGCGGTGGAGAGGCGGCTCGCGCTGCGCGTGCTGCGGGGCCCCCTGTACGACGCGGGCGAGGTCCCTCCTCCGAGCGACGTGCCGGTGGTGACGCGGGAGGTGCTCGCGTCGGAGATGCCGCTGGAGCCCATCGAGACGAACGCCGAGGGTGAACAGCCGCCGGATAGCGCGCGTCCGGGCTGGGCCACCTTCGGCGCGAGCGCGGTGGGCGTGACCACCACCACCCGCACCGCCCCCGCGAGCCTGGGGTTCGCCGTCGCCTCCCGCTACCTGTTGCTGACGGGGGGCACGCGCACGGTGACGCTGAGCGTCCAGCTCTCCGCGGAGTCCTCCCAACGGCTGGCGACGCTGCTGCAAGCGCTGTCCACGGCCACGGGCGAGGATGCGCGGACGCTCTTCCTCCAGGTGCTGCGGGCGGCCTTCACGCTCCAGGTCACCCAGTCCGAGGGCTGGCTCACGGTGGAGCGCTACGACGTGCTCCTCCCCGCGCTCGCGGAAGGCGACGCGCCGGAGGTGCCCGGCTTCTCGCTGCGCTTCGAGCTGACGCCTACCGCCCCCGCCGTCGTCGCCTCGGGCGCGGGCCCCGCGCCGACGCTGCCGACCCTGCGGGCCCTCGTGAAGTCCGAGCCCGTGGAGCTGGGTGACGGTGTGACGGTGCGCCCGGTGTCGCTGCTCGACGCGGTGGACTTCGCCACGCTGGAGTTGCAGACGGACGTCTCCGACCTGACGGGCCTGCGGCTGGACAACACCGAGGGAGACATCGACCCGAGCACCCCGTGGCTGCTGTTCGGTGGCACGCCCGTGGTCGGCTCCTATCTGCGCATCCGCCACGCGGAGCTGTTCATCAAGAAGCCGGACACGCTGTGCCTCACCCTCGACTGGTTCGGGCTTCCCCAGGACGAGACGGGCTTCAGCGGCTACTACGCGGACTACGTCATCGGCCCGGATGGGCTCCCCGCCCCCAGCCTCTTCGACAACCAGAGCTTCATGGCGGACCTGAGCGTGCTCCAGCCTGGCTCCTGGACACTCCAGCCCCTCGACTCCCAATCCTCGACGGGGACACCCACGGACGGGGGCGTCGTGAGCAGCTACCTCTTCCGCACGGATACGGACTCGACGCCCGAGCCGAAAGGCAAGCTCCTCGACAGCACGACGCTGGAGAACTTCACCCTCCAATCCAACTCACCGCCGCCCTACTACGACCCCAACGCCAGCGCGTTGGAGCTGCGGCTGACCACGCCGCCCTACGCCTTCGGCGACTCGCTCTACACCATCAACGTGCTCAACGCCGTGCTGGCGGACCTCCCCGATACCGAGGGGTGCCAGGCGAAGTGCGCGGAGGAGTGCGCCGGCAAGGAGGGTGACGATCACACGAATTGCATGAAGGAGTGTCTGGCGAAGTGCATGCAGCCGCTCACGCCGCTCAAGTACCCCAACCCGC is part of the Myxococcus stipitatus genome and harbors:
- the vgrG gene encoding type VI secretion system tip protein VgrG, translated to MTTPSPLTNEGALTTFVIKSNGERIPTTCQVVSVDTWLSVNKLPRARLVLFDGQASTGTFPLSAADTFLPGAKVSIAAGYDGENTVVFEGVVCRQGLEIDTSSGSKLVVELTDAALKMTLERKSGFFEKLKDSELIAKLLSRNGLSGDVEATTVVHEEILQYYATDWDLMVTRAQLNGLLVMANGGRVVVAKPDTSKAPVLAVKYGESILDLQTEMDATTQLASSAIKGVSWDAETQKLLEAGPGSVPVQEQGNVTSARLAEVFGAKKVALQTGAELQTGDLQTWASAELLKSKLSKIRGTVRFHGSALARVGAMLELGGLGPRFNGVAFMSGVHHHIEDGVWLTSVDFGLSARWYTAETQDIAAPDASGQLPPIKGLQTGIVKQVAKDPDGEFRVLVGLPLFQEPSQGVWARLGTFYASSGVGALFYPEVDDEVVVGFMNEDPRAPVILGAVYGKKHATPSPPAPENTRKAIVTRSKLELSFDDEKKVVSVKTPGGHLLELDDASGAITVKDSNGNSLVLGKSGVTLDSAKDLKVSAKGNVSVAAGGNLSLEATGNVTVKGVQVTQTASMKFSASGSTQAELTSSGVLTVRGSLVKIN
- a CDS encoding PAAR domain-containing protein, which codes for MPPAARLTDFHQCPLSTPAVPAPIPHVGGPIAGPGAPTVLIGGLPAAKVGDVAVCVGPPDAIAKGSTTVQVMGLPAARLGDKTVHGGTILMGLPTVQIGG
- a CDS encoding GPW/gp25 family protein, whose protein sequence is MASRTPSFLGTGWSFPPTFSRALGGVAMVSDDVDIRESLWVLLSTSLGERVMLPTYGCELRQMVFRGINTTLTRQLQDYVQQAILYWEPRITVESVTVQQTASLEGQLTIDIAYVITQTNTRSNLVYPFYLDQGSIPVQGP
- a CDS encoding baseplate J/gp47 family protein encodes the protein MAARDTKVAINGAPSQYDRWLRALEEGHAPVDGRTRSELLDFAPRFGALVYFYDLKDTRDGDWSEFFLADPLMVLASIDALSAQAVEERFLRASRDMDAARTPDAAFRALSDGVDVITGLARRFDLWLRGVGLGAQGEAGRRLGALLADSIEGALSIALRAVGSLALGAGLPQALGRPVKLDLSGMLPLWGVEQLVPEAGAYRGTTKEARARAAFGQLDARMEVFLDVLSQAQGLTRAILPDALASGNHPPHLALYMAFVQLFRTAQDTVNTVSGRYADFYHRRVLRLGPGGALPDSTYLTFELADDEAVAASSVPRDTLFPAGKRPDGEDILFSADGAVGVTRAAVERRLALRVLRGPLYDAGEVPPPSDVPVVTREVLASEMPLEPIETNAEGEQPPDSARPGWATFGASAVGVTTTTRTAPASLGFAVASRYLLLTGGTRTVTLSVQLSAESSQRLATLLQALSTATGEDARTLFLQVLRAAFTLQVTQSEGWLTVERYDVLLPALAEGDAPEVPGFSLRFELTPTAPAVVASGAGPAPTLPTLRALVKSEPVELGDGVTVRPVSLLDAVDFATLELQTDVSDLTGLRLDNTEGDIDPSTPWLLFGGTPVVGSYLRIRHAELFIKKPDTLCLTLDWFGLPQDETGFSGYYADYVIGPDGLPAPSLFDNQSFMADLSVLQPGSWTLQPLDSQSSTGTPTDGGVVSSYLFRTDTDSTPEPKGKLLDSTTLENFTLQSNSPPPYYDPNASALELRLTTPPYAFGDSLYTINVLNAVLADLPDTEGCQAKCAEECAGKEGDDHTNCMKECLAKCMQPLTPLKYPNPPWMPRLQKLGIDYTASCAREELRYFHLLPFDGYHCVSLDNAQPVSLLPRFKAPANLYLGFSGLDAAQSLTLLMRMSGTYEGSGEPPTVRYDLLTRTGWNALPATQVLSDSTRGLQGTGILELGLPAFSSAGTTLLPDTYQWLRASVDRDADAFPRTLDITPHALVATRRSPGVDVDTPVPAGTITLSVQELPDIGTITQPLPSFGGRPPETPRTFQVRAGERLRHKARAVLPWDYERLVLERFPSIWKVCALPAQSSAPGSVLVVVVPDRAGTASSDPTVPQVTSDVLERIQQYLQERASPFVQFQVVNPIYVRVTVTARVRFRDGAQPGENLERLDRDLVEYLSPWYYDAERATRSGQYASEADISEFIQTRPYVSLLSSLELRHSPEPAALDSDWYFLTSAPHHDLEDANAPAPVSVAEGY